In Brevundimonas sp. SGAir0440, one DNA window encodes the following:
- the purD gene encoding phosphoribosylamine--glycine ligase — MNILLVGSGGREHALAWKIAQSPLVTRLVAAPGNPGIEKLCELRAVKADDADGLAALAREIKADLVVVGPEVALAAGLADRLASAGIPCFGPTAKAAQLETSKAFSKGFLERHEIPTAGYGVYDTVKDAKAALDVFRPPYVIKADGLAAGKGVAISPDRPDAEAEIERMLGGRFGAAGARVVIEEFMDGEEGSLFALCDGQRALLFGGAQDHKRAFDGDLGPNTGGMGAYSPAPVFTPELVQQADALIVQPTIRKMAEEGAPYRGVLYAGLMATQDGPKVVEFNARFGDPECQVLMMRMAGDIVPYLLGCARGDVSGLASPAFKPQTVICVVMAAKGYPDSPLEGSIIRGADQDFGPHVQVFHAGTKRRDDGLLAASGGRVLNVCAEGDDIAQARERAYAAIKKIDWPGGFNRSDIGWRALERG, encoded by the coding sequence ATGAACATTCTTCTCGTCGGATCGGGCGGCCGCGAACACGCCCTGGCCTGGAAGATCGCCCAGTCGCCGCTGGTCACGCGCCTGGTGGCGGCGCCCGGCAACCCCGGCATCGAGAAGCTATGCGAGCTGCGCGCCGTCAAGGCGGACGACGCCGACGGCCTGGCCGCCCTGGCCAGAGAGATCAAGGCCGACCTGGTCGTCGTGGGGCCCGAGGTGGCGCTGGCCGCCGGTCTGGCCGACCGCCTGGCTTCGGCCGGCATTCCCTGCTTCGGGCCGACCGCCAAGGCGGCGCAGCTGGAAACCTCCAAGGCCTTTTCGAAGGGCTTTCTCGAACGTCACGAGATCCCCACCGCCGGTTACGGCGTCTATGACACGGTCAAGGACGCCAAGGCGGCGCTGGACGTGTTCCGGCCGCCCTATGTGATCAAGGCTGACGGCTTGGCCGCCGGCAAGGGCGTGGCCATCAGCCCCGACCGCCCCGACGCCGAGGCCGAAATCGAGCGCATGCTGGGCGGTCGGTTCGGCGCGGCCGGCGCCCGCGTCGTGATCGAGGAGTTCATGGACGGCGAGGAGGGCTCGCTGTTCGCCCTGTGCGACGGTCAACGCGCCCTGCTGTTCGGCGGCGCCCAGGACCACAAGCGCGCCTTCGACGGCGACCTTGGCCCCAACACCGGCGGCATGGGCGCCTATTCGCCCGCGCCCGTCTTCACGCCCGAGTTGGTGCAGCAGGCCGACGCGCTGATCGTCCAGCCGACGATCCGCAAGATGGCCGAAGAGGGCGCGCCCTATCGCGGCGTCCTCTACGCCGGCCTGATGGCGACCCAGGACGGCCCCAAGGTGGTCGAGTTCAACGCCCGCTTCGGCGACCCGGAATGCCAGGTGCTGATGATGCGGATGGCGGGCGACATCGTCCCCTATCTGTTGGGCTGCGCGCGCGGCGATGTCTCGGGACTGGCTTCGCCCGCCTTCAAGCCTCAGACAGTGATCTGCGTGGTCATGGCGGCCAAGGGCTATCCCGACAGCCCGCTGGAAGGCTCGATCATCCGCGGCGCCGATCAGGACTTCGGCCCCCACGTCCAGGTCTTCCACGCCGGGACCAAGCGCCGCGACGACGGCTTGCTGGCCGCGTCCGGCGGGCGCGTCCTGAACGTCTGCGCCGAGGGCGACGACATCGCCCAGGCCCGCGAACGCGCCTATGCCGCCATCAAGAAGATCGACTGGCCGGGCGGCTTCAATCGCTCCGACATCGGCTGGCGGGCGCTGGAGCGGGGCTGA
- the xseA gene encoding exodeoxyribonuclease VII large subunit yields the protein MSDDSYVFEGPAEVPAPRDNNPPLSISELSFALKRTLEDRFGHVRLRGEVSKVNRHASGHVYLTLKDDKSAIDGVVWKGSARGLGVQPEAGLEVIVTGKITSYPARSSYQIVIESMEAAGAGALLAQLERLKVRLREEGLFEPGRKKPLPAFPATIGVITSPTGAVIRDVLHRIAERWPCRVIVWPVVVQGDSACGQVSNAIRGFDGMTPDGPVPRPDLLIVARGGGSVEDLWCFNDEGLARTVAAARIPIISAVGHETDTTLIDFVSDRRAPTPTGAAEMATPVLADLRYAVADMDRRMVQAGGRLIEDRRTRLRAVARGLPARPEDLLALAQQRLDHVSSRLGSGLQRNVALHERHLAVTGGKLSPALLRTRIERGQDGLRGAGDRLGAALQAGVARGERRLLQVSGRLSPEPLHRRLDQRQARLEAVGARLDGVLPRRLEREVDSLTALSRALTTLDPGRPKPGFARVEDPDGAWITSAKALEAGQAVRLVFGDGVQPATIDGGEFRPSPPRPAAKPKPSAADQGSLF from the coding sequence ATGAGCGACGACTCCTACGTATTCGAAGGCCCGGCCGAGGTCCCAGCCCCTCGTGACAACAATCCGCCCCTGTCGATCTCGGAGCTGTCGTTCGCGCTGAAGCGCACGCTGGAAGACCGGTTCGGCCACGTGCGGCTGCGCGGCGAGGTCTCCAAGGTCAACCGCCACGCCTCGGGCCACGTCTATCTGACGCTGAAGGACGACAAATCGGCCATCGACGGCGTGGTGTGGAAGGGGTCGGCGCGCGGCCTGGGCGTCCAGCCCGAGGCGGGGCTTGAGGTCATCGTCACCGGCAAGATCACCTCCTATCCGGCGCGGTCGTCCTATCAGATCGTGATCGAGAGCATGGAGGCGGCCGGCGCCGGCGCCCTGCTGGCCCAGCTGGAGCGGCTGAAGGTCCGCCTGCGTGAGGAAGGTTTGTTCGAGCCGGGGCGCAAGAAGCCCTTGCCCGCCTTTCCCGCGACCATCGGCGTGATCACCAGCCCGACTGGCGCGGTGATCCGCGACGTGCTGCACCGGATCGCCGAACGCTGGCCCTGTCGCGTCATCGTCTGGCCTGTGGTCGTTCAGGGCGATTCGGCCTGCGGTCAGGTGTCGAACGCCATTCGCGGCTTTGACGGGATGACGCCCGACGGGCCGGTCCCTCGCCCGGACCTGCTGATCGTCGCGCGCGGCGGCGGGTCGGTCGAGGATCTGTGGTGCTTCAACGACGAAGGCCTGGCCCGGACCGTGGCGGCGGCGCGCATTCCAATCATCTCGGCCGTGGGGCACGAAACCGACACCACCCTGATCGACTTCGTGTCGGATCGCCGGGCGCCGACCCCGACGGGCGCGGCAGAAATGGCGACGCCGGTGCTGGCGGACCTGCGCTACGCCGTTGCGGACATGGACCGGCGCATGGTGCAAGCGGGTGGACGGCTGATCGAGGATCGACGCACGCGCCTGCGGGCCGTGGCGCGCGGCCTGCCGGCGCGGCCGGAGGACCTGCTGGCTCTGGCGCAACAACGGCTGGACCATGTTTCGAGCCGGCTGGGATCGGGCCTGCAACGCAACGTCGCCCTGCACGAGCGGCATCTGGCGGTGACGGGCGGCAAGCTGAGCCCGGCCCTGCTGCGCACGCGGATCGAGCGAGGTCAGGACGGGCTGCGGGGCGCGGGCGACCGGCTGGGCGCCGCGCTTCAGGCCGGCGTGGCGCGCGGGGAGCGGCGGCTGTTGCAGGTCTCTGGGCGGCTGTCGCCCGAACCGCTGCATCGACGGCTGGACCAGCGTCAGGCCCGGCTTGAAGCCGTCGGCGCGCGACTGGACGGCGTCCTGCCGCGCCGGCTTGAGCGCGAAGTCGATAGCCTGACGGCGCTGTCGCGCGCGTTGACGACCCTGGACCCCGGCCGTCCCAAACCCGGCTTCGCCCGCGTGGAAGATCCAGACGGCGCCTGGATCACCTCGGCCAAGGCGCTGGAGGCGGGTCAGGCGGTCCGGCTGGTGTTCGGCGATGGCGTTCAGCCGGCGACGATCGACGGCGGCGAATTCCGTCCGTCCCCGCCGCGTCCGGCGGCCAAGCCGAAGCCGTCCGCCGCCGATCAGGGCAGCCTGTTCTGA
- a CDS encoding murein L,D-transpeptidase catalytic domain family protein — translation MRLSRRGLILGGSAMLAGCASASATAPLTTAQNGTPIAMPQVGLPTVQTSALTPPPLDPRGHVRKELMERAMTALDTHHHRLPLRDRMYLVDFQKFSGEERLYEVDLIAGEVKVLRTCHGRGSDPSHTGYARRFSNTPDSNMSSIGAYATAGANWGAQQGPNVLLDGLEYSNDKARERAIIVHGADYADPDFLAREGKLGRSYGCFSVAHTDLPALRERMGEGRLLFAAA, via the coding sequence ATGCGGCTATCGAGACGAGGACTTATTCTGGGCGGATCGGCCATGTTGGCGGGATGCGCCAGCGCGAGCGCTACGGCGCCGCTGACGACGGCCCAGAACGGAACTCCTATCGCCATGCCGCAGGTCGGTCTGCCCACGGTCCAGACCTCCGCCCTGACGCCGCCGCCGCTGGATCCGCGTGGTCACGTTCGCAAGGAGCTGATGGAGCGCGCCATGACCGCGCTGGACACCCACCATCACCGCCTGCCTCTGCGCGACCGGATGTATCTGGTCGATTTCCAGAAGTTCTCGGGCGAGGAGCGGCTGTACGAAGTCGATTTGATCGCGGGTGAAGTGAAGGTCCTGCGCACCTGCCACGGCCGGGGATCGGACCCCAGCCACACCGGCTATGCCCGGCGCTTTTCCAACACGCCGGATTCCAACATGTCCTCGATCGGCGCCTATGCGACGGCGGGCGCCAACTGGGGCGCGCAACAGGGGCCGAATGTGCTGCTGGACGGGCTGGAATATTCCAACGACAAGGCGCGCGAGCGGGCCATCATCGTCCACGGCGCGGACTATGCCGATCCCGACTTCCTGGCGCGCGAAGGCAAGCTGGGTCGCAGCTACGGCTGTTTCTCGGTCGCCCACACCGACCTGCCGGCCTTGCGTGAACGCATGGGCGAAGGCCGACTGCTGTTCGCGGCGGCCTAG
- a CDS encoding amidohydrolase family protein, giving the protein MKRFGIVLAALIASAASAHAQQIPVATGVSAQPGTTFIEAGRLLADPSNGVVQRDKTLVIRGNQVVEVRDGFVGDASQGKVVDLRQAFVLPGLIDSHVHLTSQQNPNARLEEVTLSDADQAMVGARYARRTLMAGFTTVADLGASNQAIFALRNAVKNGYVPGPRIIAAGSSVSIHGGHGDINGYREDVMHLLSSESICSGPEDCMRAVRTQVRAGADIIKITATGGVLSNTAAGLNQQFSDDELSAIVGSAHRMGRQVTAHAHGVDGINAFLRAGGDSIEHGTYLDDQSIRLFKSNGAWLIPTLLAGDFVARIASGPDNFFTPAQTAKALEAGPKMLDMARRAHEGGVKIAFGTDSGVSAHGDNAQEFALLVRAGLSPLEAIQAATVGAAEHLRIANEAGKIAVGMPADIVAVSGDPLTDVTELERMKFVMKSGVVYRAD; this is encoded by the coding sequence ATGAAACGTTTCGGAATCGTGCTGGCGGCGCTGATAGCGTCGGCGGCAAGCGCCCATGCGCAGCAAATCCCCGTGGCCACAGGCGTTTCGGCGCAACCCGGAACAACGTTCATTGAAGCCGGAAGGTTGCTTGCGGATCCGTCGAACGGCGTTGTGCAGCGCGATAAAACTCTCGTGATCAGGGGGAACCAAGTCGTCGAAGTGCGCGACGGCTTCGTCGGCGATGCCTCTCAGGGCAAGGTCGTGGACCTGCGCCAGGCCTTTGTCCTGCCCGGCCTGATCGACAGCCACGTCCATCTGACGAGCCAGCAGAACCCGAACGCACGCCTTGAAGAGGTGACGCTTTCGGACGCGGACCAGGCGATGGTCGGCGCCCGCTATGCGCGTCGCACCCTGATGGCCGGCTTTACGACGGTGGCGGATCTGGGCGCCTCGAACCAGGCCATCTTCGCCCTGCGAAACGCCGTGAAGAACGGCTACGTGCCGGGACCGCGCATCATTGCGGCGGGGTCGTCGGTGTCGATCCACGGAGGCCATGGCGACATCAACGGCTATCGCGAGGACGTCATGCACCTGTTGTCGTCCGAAAGCATATGCTCGGGGCCTGAGGACTGCATGCGGGCCGTGCGCACCCAGGTTCGCGCCGGCGCCGACATCATCAAGATCACCGCGACGGGCGGCGTGCTGTCCAACACCGCCGCCGGCCTGAACCAGCAGTTCAGCGACGACGAACTGTCCGCCATCGTCGGCAGCGCCCACCGCATGGGCCGCCAGGTGACGGCGCACGCCCACGGGGTCGACGGCATCAACGCCTTCTTGCGGGCCGGCGGCGATTCCATCGAGCACGGCACCTATCTGGACGATCAGTCGATCCGCCTGTTCAAGTCAAACGGCGCCTGGCTGATCCCGACCCTGCTGGCTGGGGACTTCGTGGCGCGCATCGCCTCGGGACCCGACAACTTCTTCACCCCCGCCCAGACGGCCAAGGCGCTGGAGGCGGGTCCCAAGATGCTGGACATGGCGCGCCGCGCGCATGAGGGTGGGGTCAAGATCGCCTTCGGCACCGACTCGGGGGTTTCGGCCCACGGCGACAACGCCCAGGAATTCGCCCTTCTGGTCCGCGCCGGCCTGAGCCCGCTCGAGGCCATCCAGGCCGCCACCGTCGGCGCCGCCGAACACCTGCGCATCGCCAACGAGGCCGGCAAGATCGCCGTGGGCATGCCCGCCGACATCGTCGCCGTCTCGGGCGATCCGCTGACGGACGTGACCGAGCTGGAGCGGATGAAGTTCGTGATGAAGTCCGGCGTCGTCTATCGCGCCGACTGA